The following coding sequences lie in one Alicyclobacillus curvatus genomic window:
- a CDS encoding cytochrome c oxidase subunit II, with product MNKLVRTKWRELALLVLVPFLTSGCGERYLIMNAAGPVAQIEQRLIYTTIVLVTIVVVPVIILLAVIVSRYRDTPHNKAPYNPEWSESKILEIVWWGIPIVIIGIIGTFTVRDTFRLTKPPTAETPLTIQVTSLNWKWLFQYPGEKIATVNYVEIPTNRPVEFVLTSDAPMNSFWVPQLGGQEYTMPGMAMRLWLQADKPGVYYGHGANFSGQGYAHMSFNVIATSSTGFHQWAQKVKSTAPPLTAVGYKNLTTKQDIVGKQEFSSFPPGMFEADIRINGGMYMKHKLTEATD from the coding sequence ATGAACAAACTTGTTAGAACAAAATGGCGAGAGCTGGCTCTGCTTGTTCTTGTTCCCTTTCTTACGTCAGGTTGCGGTGAACGCTACTTGATTATGAACGCGGCTGGACCTGTGGCCCAAATAGAGCAGCGCCTGATTTACACAACCATTGTTCTTGTGACCATTGTCGTTGTACCCGTAATTATTCTGCTCGCTGTCATCGTGTCTCGCTATCGGGACACACCACACAACAAAGCCCCTTACAATCCAGAATGGTCGGAGAGCAAGATTTTAGAAATCGTCTGGTGGGGTATCCCGATTGTCATCATTGGCATCATCGGCACGTTCACAGTGCGGGACACGTTTCGCCTAACGAAGCCGCCGACGGCAGAAACACCGCTCACCATTCAGGTGACGTCACTGAACTGGAAATGGCTATTTCAATATCCGGGTGAAAAAATCGCGACTGTCAACTACGTTGAAATCCCGACAAACCGTCCTGTCGAATTTGTCTTGACAAGTGATGCACCGATGAACTCCTTCTGGGTTCCGCAACTGGGTGGTCAGGAGTACACCATGCCTGGCATGGCGATGCGACTCTGGCTCCAGGCGGATAAACCAGGCGTGTACTACGGACACGGGGCGAATTTCAGCGGACAAGGGTACGCCCACATGAGCTTCAACGTCATCGCAACGTCGTCAACGGGTTTTCACCAATGGGCTCAGAAAGTGAAATCGACTGCGCCTCCATTAACCGCGGTGGGTTATAAGAACCTAACAACGAAGCAGGACATCGTCGGTAAGCAGGAGTTTTCTTCCTTCCCGCCAGGCATGTTTGAAGCCGACATCCGAATCAACGGCGGAATGTACATGAAGCACAAATTGACGGAAGCTACCGACTGA
- a CDS encoding cytochrome c oxidase subunit 3, which yields MTVAEHHLHEWEEEKDLPIEYSTEEGSLKIFGFWVFLVTDMLLFACVFSTYTVLFRHTNFGPTPTAIFDVRGFTAETLILLTSSFTSGLGTLSMRRGSKGGLIGWTIITIILGLSFISLELSEFIADVQNGATMQRSAFLSAFFTLVGMHGCHVTFGIFWMLSVLIQVAVRGITTVTAPKVFIVGLYWHFLDVVWVFIFTVVYLIGELT from the coding sequence ATGACGGTTGCTGAACATCACCTTCATGAATGGGAGGAAGAAAAGGACCTCCCTATAGAGTATTCGACTGAAGAAGGTTCCCTGAAAATATTCGGATTCTGGGTCTTTCTTGTGACTGACATGCTGCTTTTTGCGTGTGTCTTTTCAACCTACACTGTGCTGTTTCGACATACGAATTTCGGTCCAACTCCGACCGCAATCTTCGATGTGAGGGGTTTTACAGCAGAAACCCTCATCCTGCTGACGAGCAGCTTTACATCCGGCCTCGGGACACTGTCCATGCGACGAGGCAGTAAAGGTGGGCTCATCGGTTGGACCATCATCACCATAATCCTTGGGCTGTCGTTTATCAGTCTCGAACTCAGCGAGTTTATTGCAGATGTACAAAACGGCGCCACAATGCAGCGCAGTGCATTTCTCTCTGCGTTCTTCACGCTCGTCGGCATGCACGGCTGTCACGTGACCTTCGGCATTTTTTGGATGCTCTCCGTGCTGATTCAGGTGGCAGTTCGAGGTATCACCACCGTCACGGCGCCAAAAGTCTTTATCGTCGGGCTGTACTGGCACTTTCTCGACGTCGTCTGGGTATTCATTTTCACCGTGGTGTATCTGATTGGAGAGCTCACGTAG
- a CDS encoding AAA family ATPase, producing the protein MMLTRLMDSEYQKRELAASELRVRTKAAELGFTDTSLLPGLSDTIVGQDRAVAALEFGLAMDADGYNIFVVGPAGTGRTTYTAAQVRKMATLKPVPDDCCYVYNFQAPDEPLCLQFSPGQGVHFRNSMGRLVHGIESALTQFFDSEAYALESTQLMNQFNARAEEIWNQVEHSATDLGLSLQRTATGVLTLPLDSHGQVIAPEEFAKFSSEDKAVVRVRQQQLEQSFEEAMRQIKGIQKEAATASQLLEEKTAAYAVEPLFDEMTEKYAGEAVHRYLQLVKEDVIQNHSVFHHDGDAQSAEAVLTGTMAQDPRTRYQVNVMVDHTGMTGAPVIIEPNPTYFNLFGKVEYRGNRNVMVSDYTLIKPGALHRANGGYLIIQAMDLLSHPASWTALKRALKNSEIRIDNPQEEMLWMVSSGLRPHSVPLQVKVILIGTPDIYHLLYEYDDAMEKHFKVKVEFDAVMERTNAAAKQYANFIATYTKAHGLLPFAADAVAEVIDFSARLSGHQHKLSTRFHPVIELVTEASYRAMHDKAERVGAEHVLQALKDKLHRSDLVKEKVLEMILNGTIRVDTEGERVGQINGLAVLSSGDVVFGEPHRITARTYVGRSGVVNVERETAMTGNIHDKGLLILSAYLAAEFAKERPLAVSATIVFEQTYSKIDGDSASSTELYALLSSLGEVPILQAMAVTGSVDQFGDIQPIGGVNEKVEGFFYICRAKGLTDRQGVIIPQQNVANLFLTDDIVAAVEAGQFHIWPIRRVEEGIELLTGYTAESVYTAVSETLDRMAEEAGLNDTHVK; encoded by the coding sequence ATGATGCTCACCCGACTGATGGACAGCGAGTATCAGAAGAGAGAACTTGCCGCGAGCGAGCTTCGCGTTCGCACCAAGGCTGCAGAACTAGGTTTTACCGACACGTCACTGCTTCCGGGACTTTCGGACACGATTGTCGGCCAGGACCGGGCTGTCGCGGCTCTCGAGTTTGGTCTCGCGATGGATGCGGATGGCTACAACATCTTCGTTGTCGGACCCGCCGGTACAGGACGAACGACTTACACTGCAGCTCAGGTGCGAAAAATGGCCACATTAAAGCCGGTGCCTGATGATTGCTGCTATGTGTACAACTTTCAAGCGCCGGACGAACCGCTGTGTCTGCAGTTTTCACCAGGGCAAGGTGTGCATTTTCGGAATTCAATGGGGCGCTTGGTGCATGGCATTGAGAGCGCACTCACGCAGTTCTTTGACAGCGAAGCTTATGCGCTCGAGAGCACACAACTGATGAACCAGTTCAACGCCCGTGCGGAGGAAATCTGGAATCAGGTCGAACACAGTGCGACCGACCTCGGGCTGTCACTGCAACGGACCGCAACGGGCGTACTGACGTTGCCTCTTGACAGTCATGGTCAGGTCATTGCTCCGGAAGAATTTGCAAAATTTTCGTCAGAGGACAAAGCCGTCGTGCGCGTGCGCCAGCAGCAACTGGAGCAGTCCTTTGAAGAAGCGATGCGGCAAATTAAGGGCATTCAAAAGGAAGCCGCAACCGCATCACAATTACTCGAAGAAAAAACCGCCGCCTATGCGGTTGAACCGCTCTTTGACGAGATGACGGAGAAATACGCAGGCGAAGCCGTTCACCGTTATCTTCAGCTTGTAAAAGAGGATGTCATTCAAAACCACAGTGTCTTTCATCACGATGGAGACGCGCAAAGTGCAGAAGCCGTGTTGACGGGGACCATGGCGCAAGACCCGCGGACGCGGTACCAGGTGAATGTCATGGTGGATCACACGGGCATGACAGGGGCGCCTGTCATCATCGAGCCAAACCCGACTTATTTCAACCTGTTCGGAAAAGTTGAGTATCGAGGGAATCGGAATGTGATGGTGTCCGACTATACCCTAATCAAGCCGGGCGCATTGCATCGTGCAAACGGGGGGTATCTCATTATTCAAGCGATGGACCTCTTGAGTCATCCGGCTTCGTGGACGGCTCTCAAACGTGCACTCAAAAACAGCGAGATTCGCATCGATAACCCGCAGGAGGAAATGCTCTGGATGGTGTCGTCCGGACTACGCCCGCACTCGGTACCGCTGCAGGTGAAAGTCATCCTTATCGGCACGCCCGACATCTATCACCTCCTGTATGAATATGATGACGCGATGGAAAAACACTTCAAGGTCAAAGTCGAATTTGATGCCGTGATGGAGCGGACGAACGCTGCCGCCAAACAGTACGCCAATTTCATCGCCACGTATACAAAAGCACACGGACTGTTGCCGTTTGCTGCAGATGCGGTGGCCGAGGTCATCGACTTTAGTGCGCGATTATCTGGCCACCAACACAAACTGTCTACACGCTTCCATCCAGTGATTGAGTTAGTTACCGAAGCGAGCTATCGAGCCATGCATGACAAGGCCGAACGCGTCGGAGCAGAGCATGTCCTGCAAGCCTTGAAGGACAAACTCCATCGGTCAGATTTGGTCAAGGAGAAAGTTCTCGAAATGATTCTCAACGGAACCATCCGCGTGGACACAGAGGGCGAGCGTGTCGGGCAAATCAACGGCCTGGCTGTGCTCAGCAGCGGAGATGTCGTGTTTGGCGAACCCCATCGCATCACGGCACGGACCTACGTGGGCAGGAGTGGTGTCGTCAACGTCGAGCGAGAAACAGCGATGACGGGCAACATTCACGACAAGGGGCTGCTGATTCTAAGCGCGTATCTAGCAGCAGAATTTGCCAAAGAACGTCCACTTGCCGTTTCAGCCACCATTGTCTTTGAACAAACCTATTCGAAAATCGACGGCGACAGCGCCTCAAGCACCGAGTTGTATGCGCTCCTGTCGTCTCTTGGCGAAGTCCCCATTTTGCAAGCCATGGCCGTCACTGGGTCGGTCGACCAGTTTGGCGACATTCAGCCGATTGGCGGTGTCAACGAGAAAGTGGAGGGATTCTTCTATATCTGTAGAGCCAAAGGGTTGACCGATCGCCAAGGTGTCATCATTCCGCAGCAAAATGTAGCCAATTTGTTTTTGACGGATGACATCGTAGCAGCGGTTGAAGCTGGCCAGTTTCATATCTGGCCGATTCGCCGAGTCGAGGAAGGAATCGAATTGCTGACGGGCTACACAGCGGAAAGTGTATACACCGCTGTCTCAGAAACCCTTGACAGAATGGCTGAAGAGGCAGGTTTGAACGATACGCACGTAAAATAG
- a CDS encoding cbb3-type cytochrome c oxidase subunit I has product MPAALTNFATHFFVLGDPLIYGADASIIIVSIAILFVLTYYKKWGWLWREWLTTVDHKKIGIMYLIAALLMFFRGGVDAILMRTQLVWPGMHFLQSEHYNQIFTTHGTIMILFMAMPFIFAMFNIAVPLQIGARDVAFPYLNAISFWMFFFGAMLLNISFVIGGSPDAGWVSYPPLAGPEYSLGPGENFYLLALQISGIGSMGTGINFFVTILKMRAPGMTMMRVPLFTWSALAASILIILAFPALTAALALLLFDRLAGAHFFTMLAGGNPMMYVNLFWVWGHPEVYIVVLPAFGVFSEVVATFSRKRTFGYASMVASMMAIVVLSYLVWVHHFFTMGAGPGVNSFFALASMIIGIPTGVKVFNWLFTMYRGRIRMTAPMLWTVGFIPNFAIGGATGVMLAVAPADYQYHNSYFLIAHFHQVLIGGVVYGMIAGMYYWWPKMFGHMLDERWARHAFWWFNIGFYVCFVPQYLLGFMGMTRRIYVYPANMGWNTLNLVSTVGAYMMGLGFIFLVVDVVYSVFRGQRDKTGDPWDGRTLEWSLPSPAPHYNFARIPVVTSRDAWWIMKEARRKDTTDVSTTPGVDSVSVTKSKQNAPQTLAQAGKLKPIHMPKDSGRPFILSLCFFLFGWGLVFEWYWLAIIGLLGVLTTLVLRSFETDTSYHIPVEEIEKTEAAYGRA; this is encoded by the coding sequence ATGCCTGCTGCACTAACAAACTTTGCTACACATTTTTTTGTCCTTGGCGATCCGCTCATCTACGGCGCCGACGCCTCCATTATCATCGTGAGCATAGCCATCTTGTTTGTGCTCACTTACTACAAAAAGTGGGGCTGGTTGTGGCGAGAGTGGCTTACCACGGTAGATCACAAGAAGATCGGCATCATGTACTTGATTGCCGCGTTGCTCATGTTTTTCCGAGGCGGCGTTGATGCCATTTTGATGCGCACCCAACTCGTTTGGCCGGGTATGCATTTTCTTCAGTCTGAACACTACAACCAAATATTTACGACCCACGGTACCATCATGATTCTGTTCATGGCCATGCCCTTCATCTTTGCCATGTTCAACATCGCCGTTCCCCTGCAAATTGGTGCACGAGATGTCGCGTTTCCATATTTGAATGCCATCAGCTTTTGGATGTTTTTCTTTGGCGCCATGCTTCTCAACATCAGCTTTGTCATTGGCGGCTCGCCGGACGCTGGCTGGGTTAGCTATCCGCCGCTTGCTGGACCCGAGTATTCCCTTGGACCGGGGGAGAATTTCTATTTGCTCGCGTTGCAAATTTCCGGAATTGGCAGCATGGGTACGGGCATCAACTTCTTTGTTACGATTTTGAAGATGCGCGCCCCCGGCATGACGATGATGCGCGTCCCGCTCTTCACGTGGTCAGCACTGGCCGCTTCCATTTTGATTATTCTTGCTTTCCCTGCTCTAACAGCTGCGCTCGCCTTGTTGTTGTTCGACAGGCTGGCAGGCGCACACTTCTTTACGATGCTTGCTGGTGGAAATCCTATGATGTATGTCAACCTGTTCTGGGTCTGGGGTCATCCCGAGGTTTACATCGTCGTGCTGCCTGCCTTCGGCGTCTTTTCGGAAGTCGTGGCGACATTTTCGCGCAAACGAACATTTGGTTACGCGTCGATGGTGGCATCAATGATGGCTATTGTTGTTCTCAGTTACCTCGTGTGGGTCCATCACTTTTTCACCATGGGCGCCGGGCCAGGCGTCAATAGTTTCTTTGCGCTGGCCAGCATGATTATTGGAATTCCAACAGGCGTCAAAGTTTTTAACTGGCTCTTCACGATGTACAGGGGCCGAATTCGAATGACTGCGCCGATGCTATGGACCGTTGGGTTCATTCCAAACTTCGCCATTGGTGGGGCAACTGGCGTGATGTTAGCCGTGGCACCAGCAGACTACCAGTACCACAACAGCTACTTTCTCATCGCACATTTTCACCAAGTGCTTATCGGCGGTGTTGTGTACGGAATGATTGCGGGCATGTACTACTGGTGGCCAAAGATGTTTGGTCACATGCTTGATGAACGATGGGCCAGGCACGCCTTCTGGTGGTTCAACATTGGCTTCTACGTCTGTTTCGTCCCGCAATATCTCCTGGGTTTCATGGGCATGACACGGAGAATCTACGTCTATCCCGCAAACATGGGCTGGAATACCCTCAACCTCGTGTCAACCGTTGGCGCGTACATGATGGGCCTCGGTTTCATCTTCCTGGTGGTCGATGTGGTCTACAGCGTCTTTCGTGGACAGCGCGACAAGACCGGAGACCCCTGGGACGGGCGTACGCTGGAATGGTCTTTGCCGTCACCCGCGCCGCACTATAATTTTGCGCGCATCCCTGTGGTCACGAGTCGAGACGCTTGGTGGATTATGAAAGAAGCGCGGCGCAAAGATACAACGGATGTGTCCACGACACCAGGAGTGGATAGCGTGAGTGTCACAAAATCAAAGCAGAATGCGCCGCAGACTCTAGCTCAAGCTGGTAAGCTAAAGCCGATTCACATGCCAAAAGATTCGGGGCGCCCGTTCATATTGTCGCTTTGCTTCTTTCTCTTCGGCTGGGGGTTGGTTTTTGAGTGGTACTGGCTCGCCATCATCGGCCTCCTTGGGGTCTTGACGACCTTGGTGTTGCGCTCCTTTGAAACGGATACGTCGTATCACATCCCGGTTGAAGAAATTGAGAAAACCGAGGCCGCTTATGGGAGGGCATAA
- a CDS encoding cytochrome c produces the protein MRHRRQAKAYVGTLGLAIAIAGFVVGCGTSGGTNSAANTSTTGNASPSSATLTGDATQGVKLFQQSCAMCHSTGTNTVVGPGLKGIMTKSTLPNGQAVTNDNVTNWIRTGGGGMPGFPQLTNQQRADIVAYLKTLS, from the coding sequence ATGAGACACCGTCGGCAGGCAAAAGCATATGTAGGTACGCTTGGCTTAGCCATTGCTATCGCTGGGTTTGTCGTTGGATGCGGGACTTCGGGGGGCACAAATTCGGCCGCCAACACCTCCACAACCGGAAATGCCAGTCCGTCCTCGGCGACACTCACGGGTGATGCCACCCAGGGCGTGAAGCTGTTTCAGCAAAGCTGCGCGATGTGCCACTCGACGGGCACAAACACGGTCGTTGGTCCAGGACTGAAAGGCATTATGACGAAGTCCACACTCCCGAACGGTCAGGCCGTTACGAACGACAACGTGACGAATTGGATTCGGACTGGCGGCGGCGGAATGCCAGGATTTCCGCAGCTTACAAACCAACAGCGTGCCGATATCGTGGCATATTTGAAAACCCTCAGTTAA
- a CDS encoding hemerythrin domain-containing protein: MSRDVLFRNTERVHFEMRTFVEVVTVKKVSLAFQDQNVKSVLQHGNGKFVQLSLNPGEGLTKHRTPHHLAVIVLTGSVRFSVDGETQELSASEMITVEPKVEHAVEAVQQSTVLLVLVPQQEAPTKSSGGYAVDHDNAYQNPALLDAIVPELRVLVDDHVSLCKVLSRHTENHPEDIPLLLKAVGRELDTHFLAEEEVVFPRIALHTGGHDVGPVPRLLDEHHRIRNLHREATQIHSLVESQADPHAEELLKEKIIELSTELLNHLGKEDSHLFPMAGRLLTEDEKKAVALELERYEKLV; encoded by the coding sequence ATGTCGCGTGACGTCCTGTTCCGCAACACCGAACGTGTACATTTCGAAATGAGGACTTTTGTTGAGGTGGTTACTGTGAAAAAGGTGTCATTAGCTTTTCAGGACCAAAATGTCAAAAGTGTACTGCAACACGGCAACGGGAAGTTTGTACAACTATCGCTTAACCCTGGAGAAGGGCTGACAAAGCATCGGACGCCTCATCACCTGGCGGTCATCGTCCTTACCGGATCGGTACGCTTTTCCGTGGATGGCGAGACGCAGGAGTTGTCCGCCTCAGAGATGATTACGGTCGAGCCCAAGGTAGAACATGCTGTTGAGGCCGTGCAGCAAAGTACAGTGTTGCTGGTTTTAGTACCGCAGCAGGAAGCGCCGACAAAGAGCAGCGGTGGCTACGCTGTAGATCACGATAATGCGTATCAGAACCCTGCACTACTCGACGCCATTGTACCGGAACTGCGAGTGCTTGTGGACGATCACGTCTCGCTTTGCAAGGTACTGAGCCGCCACACCGAAAATCACCCGGAGGATATCCCACTGTTGCTGAAGGCTGTAGGGCGTGAGTTGGACACGCATTTTCTCGCCGAAGAAGAAGTGGTGTTTCCTCGCATTGCATTGCACACCGGGGGACATGATGTTGGTCCGGTGCCAAGGCTGCTTGACGAACATCATCGCATTCGAAACCTGCACAGAGAGGCGACACAGATTCATAGCCTTGTAGAGAGTCAGGCGGACCCACACGCGGAAGAACTCTTGAAGGAAAAAATCATCGAACTTTCGACCGAGCTCTTAAATCACCTCGGCAAGGAGGACAGTCACCTGTTCCCGATGGCTGGACGGTTGCTCACGGAAGACGAAAAAAAGGCCGTTGCTCTGGAATTGGAACGGTACGAAAAGCTCGTCTAA
- a CDS encoding amidohydrolase: MSVVFNQLDDKIEQVKENVVQWRRYLHQHPELSFEEEQTAQFVYDTLSSFGNLELSRPTKTSVVARLHGGQLGGVLAIRADMDALPIDEENDFEFKSQNDGVMHACGHDGHTAMLLGTAKILSELQSEVPGEIRFLFQHAEELFPGGAEELVQAGVLDGVSQVIGIHLWAPLEVGKIGIRAGAMMAAPDSFNVVIRGKGGHAAQPHLTIDSIAIGAQVVTNLQHVVSRNVDPLDPLVLSITKFHAGTAHNVIPGTVHLAGTVRSFKPELRDDVPRLMERVIKGITSAHGATYEFEYVSGYRPVINDDEVAAKLRESLVRAFGEGVVEDAVQTMGGEDFSAYQTAAKGTFFFVGAGNQEKNIVYPHHHPRFTVDEEALPMGVKAFVYAAFDLNRE, encoded by the coding sequence ATGTCAGTCGTTTTCAATCAACTCGATGACAAAATTGAACAGGTCAAAGAGAACGTCGTACAGTGGCGCCGATATCTCCATCAGCACCCAGAGCTCTCCTTTGAAGAAGAGCAAACTGCGCAATTTGTTTACGATACCCTGTCTTCATTTGGCAATCTCGAATTGTCTCGTCCCACCAAAACGAGTGTCGTGGCGAGGCTGCACGGCGGTCAACTGGGCGGCGTACTGGCCATACGTGCTGACATGGACGCCCTTCCGATTGACGAAGAGAACGACTTTGAGTTCAAGTCTCAAAACGACGGTGTCATGCACGCTTGCGGACACGACGGCCATACTGCGATGCTTCTCGGCACAGCGAAAATCTTGTCAGAACTGCAATCCGAGGTTCCGGGGGAGATTCGCTTCCTGTTTCAACATGCCGAGGAACTGTTCCCGGGCGGTGCTGAGGAGTTGGTGCAGGCGGGCGTTCTTGATGGTGTGTCACAAGTCATCGGGATTCATTTGTGGGCACCGCTGGAAGTCGGCAAGATTGGGATACGTGCGGGGGCGATGATGGCGGCTCCAGACAGTTTCAATGTTGTCATTCGAGGGAAAGGCGGTCATGCTGCACAACCGCATTTGACCATCGACAGCATCGCAATTGGTGCACAGGTGGTGACAAACCTGCAACACGTCGTATCGCGCAATGTCGATCCGCTGGACCCCCTCGTCCTCTCCATCACCAAATTTCATGCAGGCACTGCACACAACGTCATCCCAGGTACGGTCCATCTGGCCGGGACTGTCCGATCCTTTAAACCTGAGTTGCGCGATGATGTGCCTCGTCTCATGGAACGCGTCATTAAAGGCATCACTTCAGCGCACGGCGCGACGTATGAGTTTGAATATGTGAGCGGCTATCGTCCGGTCATCAATGACGACGAAGTTGCCGCAAAGCTGCGTGAATCGCTCGTTCGCGCCTTTGGGGAAGGTGTTGTGGAAGACGCGGTACAGACGATGGGTGGAGAAGACTTCTCTGCTTATCAGACGGCTGCGAAAGGGACATTCTTCTTTGTGGGCGCAGGCAATCAGGAAAAGAACATCGTGTACCCACACCATCATCCTCGGTTTACCGTAGATGAAGAAGCTCTGCCGATGGGCGTAAAGGCGTTTGTGTATGCCGCGTTCGACCTGAACCGGGAGTAA
- a CDS encoding Zn-dependent hydrolase, producing the protein MKVNANRLWHRIRELHEIGPTGDGGVTRFSFTPEERAIKDRVAGFMQDAGLKVREDAVGNLIGRREGQDASAAVVLVGSHLDSVPNGGDFDGPLGVLAAIEALAALEEASVPTKHPIEVVAFTDEEGARFRFGMTGSRGIAGILTNADIDDHADANGMTIRDAMRAAGFDPDAIATAALDPRTVKGYIELHIEQGKVLEQAGQAVGIVSGIAGPLWLKFTLEGEAGHAGTTPMTGRRDALAAAAELLLVIEREAGRMTRTVGTVGQLAVQPGGVNIIPGRVEFTLDLRDVDVAVRDEVEQSIVMNAQTICNERGISLQVDTLQRVQPVTCNEQLQGLMREAAMELGQDAPTVVSGAGHDGMQFADKWPVGMLFARSKNGVSHHPDEYTSEADCALAANVLLGTIVRFAN; encoded by the coding sequence ATGAAGGTAAACGCGAATCGACTTTGGCACCGAATAAGGGAATTGCACGAGATTGGCCCAACGGGGGATGGAGGCGTCACACGATTCTCGTTTACGCCAGAGGAACGGGCCATCAAAGACAGAGTCGCAGGATTTATGCAGGATGCGGGGCTTAAAGTTCGTGAGGACGCGGTTGGGAATTTGATTGGCCGGCGAGAGGGGCAAGACGCAAGTGCAGCGGTGGTCCTTGTCGGTTCACATTTAGATTCCGTGCCAAACGGGGGAGACTTCGATGGTCCACTTGGCGTCCTTGCGGCCATCGAGGCACTGGCCGCTTTGGAGGAAGCAAGCGTACCTACGAAACACCCGATTGAAGTCGTGGCTTTTACGGATGAAGAAGGCGCACGGTTTCGCTTTGGCATGACAGGCAGTCGTGGCATTGCGGGGATTTTGACCAATGCTGACATCGATGACCACGCGGACGCAAACGGCATGACAATTCGGGACGCCATGCGGGCTGCCGGGTTCGACCCAGACGCCATTGCGACGGCGGCTCTCGACCCTCGTACCGTCAAAGGGTATATTGAGCTGCACATCGAACAGGGCAAAGTTCTTGAGCAAGCCGGGCAAGCGGTGGGTATCGTCAGCGGTATCGCCGGACCCTTATGGCTCAAATTCACCCTTGAGGGAGAAGCCGGGCATGCAGGTACCACACCGATGACGGGACGCCGGGATGCACTTGCTGCAGCTGCGGAACTCCTGCTTGTGATTGAGCGGGAGGCAGGCCGCATGACGCGCACGGTGGGAACCGTAGGACAACTTGCGGTCCAGCCTGGGGGGGTCAACATTATTCCCGGCCGTGTGGAATTTACGCTCGACTTGCGCGACGTGGACGTTGCCGTGCGGGATGAAGTGGAGCAAAGCATTGTAATGAATGCACAGACCATCTGCAATGAGCGCGGAATATCACTGCAAGTCGACACGCTCCAGCGCGTTCAACCCGTGACGTGTAATGAGCAATTGCAAGGGCTGATGCGGGAGGCCGCCATGGAACTTGGGCAAGATGCCCCCACCGTCGTCAGCGGCGCAGGACACGATGGCATGCAGTTTGCGGACAAGTGGCCCGTCGGTATGCTGTTCGCAAGGTCAAAAAACGGTGTCAGCCATCATCCCGATGAGTACACTTCAGAAGCTGATTGTGCCCTTGCGGCAAACGTTTTGCTTGGCACCATCGTACGATTTGCAAATTGA
- a CDS encoding DUF59 domain-containing protein, producing the protein MDLSEVKQKLKEVYDPEIGVNVVDLGLIYKIEEPDEGYLHIEMTMTTPGCPAHDTLSEAVEWAAAQAFGVGLAKVDVVWDPPWTPELMSDEAKQFLNFG; encoded by the coding sequence ATTGACCTCTCGGAAGTAAAACAGAAATTAAAGGAAGTTTATGACCCGGAAATCGGTGTCAACGTCGTCGACCTCGGCTTGATTTATAAGATTGAGGAACCTGATGAGGGGTACCTTCACATCGAAATGACGATGACAACACCCGGCTGTCCCGCACACGATACCCTCAGTGAAGCGGTGGAGTGGGCTGCCGCACAAGCCTTCGGAGTGGGGCTTGCCAAGGTAGATGTCGTTTGGGACCCCCCTTGGACGCCGGAATTGATGTCTGATGAGGCAAAGCAGTTTCTCAATTTCGGGTAA